The following nucleotide sequence is from Apium graveolens cultivar Ventura chromosome 4, ASM990537v1, whole genome shotgun sequence.
AAAGTTGAATTGATTAGATGTTGCTTAGTTTCAGTAATTATAGTGTATACTGACTGCCAGATAGTTAAGTATAGGTGGAGATAACAGAGATTGGCTAATTATTGTcattttatataatttttggcATTTTTGTAGTTTTAATTGGCTTTTAGAGTATAAATTTTAGCTTGAAATAGGCGAGGTCGACGTAATGACTCATAGTCATAGTTGATGAGTTGATTGAGTGATTGATGTTTCTGTGGTTTTTTGGCAATGCAAGTTGACAATATTTGATGTTGATATGATGAGATTATAATATTTACGAtatatgagaaattgactgaATGGTCTCGATCCCCGCTCCTCCATACTCCAGACCATCCAGTTCCATCTAAAACTCCTACTGCTAAAACCCCGAGCAGAACGCCTAATTTCATTTCCAGGAATATAACTCCCCAGTTCTTGACTCCTTTAGGAAGCCCTTTAAGGAAATCACTTTACCTAACAAAACTCAACCCGCAAGACTCCTGACTCTCTATCACTGAATCACGAAATGGAAATGCATAATATGCGGCCTTTCATACTCTATGTTCTGGTATTGGAATCCAGGCCCTTATTCTGCCAATTGCCTTCACCATCCTTGGTTAGTAAGTCATCATGCATGCATAGTACTCATAGTTCCTTCTTCTATTACTGCCACCAACTTGTTATAGTATGAAAGAATGAAAAGACCGATAAATTTAAATCTAAGAATTTTACATAATATCTGCAGGACAAAAATGTTCGCTATAGCAGATATATGCAATTAGCAGCTGCAACTTTCAGTAATTGATCAAACTAATGTCCTGGTTACTTCTTGATATGTGAAAGTGAATGTTTGTTAGCAAATTATCATATATAAGTacatgatttaattaattaatcaattagttAATAATAATAGCTATTGATTAATGAATGTGCAGGGGAGAAAATGAGCAAGTTACTAGCCTTATTTCCAATCGGATACCTATCAATAGGTACATGCGTGACTTTGGTCATCATCGGAGGATCATGCAAGACATTTTACCAAATAGTATGCGGTCCAACGTGTACAAGCAAGTCATTAACCACAGTCGAATGGTACATGGTTTTCACAAGTGTCATTGTAATTCTCTCTCAGCTCCCAAACTTGAACTTTATAGCTGGTGTGTCCCTTGTTGCTGCCATCACAGCAGTCGGATGCTCTACTTTCATCTGGACCGTGTCTGTGTCCGAAGGTAGAATTCCA
It contains:
- the LOC141718040 gene encoding lysine histidine transporter-like 8 — translated: MEMHNMRPFILYVLVLESRPLFCQLPSPSLDKNVRYSRYMQLAAATFREKMSKLLALFPIGYLSIGTCVTLVIIGGSCKTFYQIVCGPTCTSKSLTTVEWYMVFTSVIVILSQLPNLNFIAGVSLVAAITAVGCSTFIWTVSVSEGRIPGVAYNPVLTVLSSGQHCFDFKLLLSCII